In Myxococcales bacterium, the following proteins share a genomic window:
- a CDS encoding transposase, producing MKGLKSTGSGKSRAQLALAVGTAHRKAKDGSRRGGKRAGAGRKPNGADAMVSHLRRPQHKAAHPLHISMKALPHVPNLRQPRLVRVITQAMRQVHGAQQRDDSRGAFRIAEFSIQDTHVHLLAEAADQRAMSRGMASLAIRIARAINRVLGREGKVWRDRYFARRLTVPKEVRNALVYVLLNSTKHMPDRLAAGRWQTSTRVLVDVRCTSAAWFKGFSPTCEAALRMAETAAPQHDPPVVPAATWLLTTGWRRHGLIDPRRDTPRS from the coding sequence ATGAAGGGCCTCAAATCGACCGGCAGTGGCAAGTCCAGGGCTCAGCTCGCGCTGGCCGTTGGCACGGCACATCGCAAGGCGAAGGATGGTTCGCGACGAGGTGGCAAGCGTGCGGGTGCGGGACGCAAACCTAACGGCGCGGACGCGATGGTGTCGCATCTGCGGCGTCCACAACATAAGGCGGCGCATCCGCTTCACATATCAATGAAGGCGTTGCCACATGTGCCCAACCTGCGGCAGCCGCGGCTGGTTCGCGTTATCACGCAGGCGATGCGACAGGTGCACGGCGCGCAGCAGCGCGATGATAGCCGCGGCGCCTTTCGCATTGCCGAATTTTCGATTCAGGACACCCACGTGCACTTGCTCGCCGAAGCGGCCGACCAGCGCGCGATGTCGCGCGGCATGGCAAGCCTTGCGATTCGCATCGCCCGGGCCATCAATCGCGTGCTGGGACGTGAAGGCAAGGTCTGGCGCGACCGCTATTTTGCGCGCCGCCTCACTGTGCCCAAAGAAGTTCGCAACGCGCTCGTTTACGTGCTGCTTAACAGCACAAAGCATATGCCGGATCGGCTTGCAGCCGGGCGGTGGCAAACTAGCACGCGGGTGCTGGTGGATGTGCGCTGCACCTCGGCGGCGTGGTTTAAAGGCTTCTCGCCGACCTGCGAGGCAGCGTTGCGGATGGCTGAAACGGCGGCGCCGCAGCACGATCCTCCGGTCGTGCCAGCGGCGACGTGGCTGCTGACCACCGGTTGGCGCAGGCACGGGCTTATCGATCCGCGGCGAGACACACCTCGCAGCTGA